One stretch of Chroococcidiopsis sp. CCMEE 29 DNA includes these proteins:
- a CDS encoding alpha-ketoglutarate-dependent dioxygenase AlkB: protein MHQLSLLPRPKQHLARGAVHIPDWLSLEQQRQLLSLCREWAKQPAGLYTPKMLDGIPLSVRVVCLGWHWYPYRYSKTRDDCDRLPCKPFPVELQHLASRALEETLAQYEQLFQPDVAIINWYGARAKLGMHQDRTEAEAVRSAGSPIISISLGDTCLFRLGNSDTRSGVHQDIELQSGDLFVFGGAARMAFHGVLKIYSETAPPELGMKQGRLSITIRQTGLSHVFQQKLV, encoded by the coding sequence ATGCATCAACTCTCCCTCTTGCCTAGACCAAAGCAGCATCTCGCTAGAGGTGCTGTTCACATCCCCGACTGGTTATCACTGGAGCAACAGCGGCAATTGCTTTCCCTCTGCCGGGAATGGGCTAAGCAACCTGCTGGTTTGTACACGCCAAAAATGCTGGATGGCATACCTTTGAGCGTGCGTGTTGTGTGTCTCGGTTGGCACTGGTATCCGTACAGGTACAGCAAGACTCGCGACGACTGCGATCGCCTACCTTGCAAGCCTTTCCCAGTCGAGCTACAACACTTGGCAAGCCGAGCCTTGGAAGAAACTCTAGCGCAGTATGAACAGTTATTCCAGCCGGATGTAGCGATTATCAATTGGTATGGAGCCAGGGCAAAATTAGGAATGCATCAAGATCGCACTGAAGCAGAGGCAGTGCGAAGTGCTGGTAGCCCGATCATCTCTATCAGCCTTGGCGATACCTGTTTATTCCGGTTGGGAAATAGTGACACCAGAAGCGGAGTGCATCAAGACATCGAGTTACAAAGTGGAGATTTGTTCGTGTTCGGTGGAGCAGCGCGTATGGCATTTCATGGAGTTCTTAAGATTTATAGTGAGACAGCACCACCAGAACTAGGGATGAAGCAGGGAAGATTGAGTATTACGATTCGACAGACTGGCTTGAGTCATGTATTCCAGCAGAAATTGGTCTAG
- a CDS encoding Crp/Fnr family transcriptional regulator produces the protein MTVLLANHQQRTFSRRDLIPLQPELLWRIETGVVRTLTWSEEGTPVTLGYWGATDVVGQPLSRVTPYQIECITTVEASLVPEHLWHQVLEAVLKHAQQTEELLCIFHQEPLHLRLRLLLVWLAQKFGRQVETGKLIDLRLTHQQLAEVIGATRVTVTRLLKQFEREGIIKRSHRQPLILCK, from the coding sequence ATGACAGTTCTCTTAGCCAATCACCAGCAGCGAACATTCAGCCGCAGAGATTTGATTCCACTCCAGCCAGAGTTGCTGTGGCGAATTGAGACAGGAGTAGTCCGTACTTTAACCTGGAGTGAAGAAGGTACGCCTGTCACCTTGGGCTACTGGGGAGCAACAGATGTGGTGGGTCAACCGCTGTCTCGCGTCACACCTTATCAAATCGAGTGCATTACGACAGTTGAAGCAAGTCTAGTGCCAGAACACCTTTGGCATCAAGTGCTAGAAGCAGTGCTCAAGCACGCGCAACAGACAGAAGAACTATTGTGTATCTTTCATCAGGAACCGCTGCACCTACGCCTGCGGCTATTGTTGGTTTGGCTGGCTCAGAAGTTTGGGCGACAGGTGGAGACTGGGAAGCTGATTGACTTGCGCTTAACTCATCAACAACTGGCAGAAGTAATTGGCGCGACACGAGTCACGGTGACACGGCTATTGAAGCAATTCGAGAGAGAAGGAATTATCAAGCGTTCCCACCGTCAACCTCTGATTTTATGTAAATAG
- a CDS encoding ssl1498 family light-harvesting-like protein produces the protein MYTTDREGLINNYAVEPKMYYAAYPSPEQQARYAISGIVATLFINLLLLTAFVAS, from the coding sequence ATGTACACCACTGATAGAGAAGGACTGATTAACAACTATGCAGTTGAGCCAAAGATGTATTATGCCGCTTATCCCTCTCCAGAACAGCAAGCTCGGTATGCTATCTCTGGCATAGTCGCTACTCTATTTATCAACCTGCTGTTATTGACCGCATTTGTTGCTAGCTAG